In Streptomyces sp. NBC_01426, one genomic interval encodes:
- a CDS encoding ribonuclease domain-containing protein, translating into MIFRNVPRSLLRVLGALFLCVALVGAAGCGAKNPAPTAASPPATASAPTGGDAAVPKWAKGMATVRADALPRQAREVLSLIDKGGPYPYRQDGTVFGNFEKALPRQKRGHYHEFTVTTPGARDRGARRIVTGEAGEFFYTDDHYETFKAVLR; encoded by the coding sequence ATGATCTTTCGGAACGTGCCCCGATCGTTGCTGCGTGTGCTGGGGGCGCTGTTCCTCTGTGTCGCGCTGGTCGGTGCGGCGGGCTGCGGTGCGAAGAATCCCGCGCCCACCGCCGCCAGCCCGCCCGCCACGGCCTCCGCCCCCACCGGGGGCGACGCCGCCGTGCCGAAGTGGGCGAAGGGGATGGCCACGGTACGCGCGGACGCGCTGCCGCGGCAGGCACGTGAGGTGCTGTCGCTGATCGACAAGGGCGGGCCGTACCCGTACCGGCAGGACGGGACCGTCTTCGGGAACTTCGAGAAGGCACTGCCCCGCCAGAAGCGCGGCCACTACCACGAGTTCACCGTGACGACACCGGGGGCGCGCGACCGCGGGGCCCGGCGGATCGTGACGGGCGAGGCCGGGGAGTTCTTCTACACGGACGACCACTACGAGACCTTCAAGGCGGTTCTCCGATGA
- a CDS encoding UBP-type zinc finger domain-containing protein codes for MTMDLLCTHVDRIRPVKPGTEGCEECLVLGDGWVHLRMCLSCGHVGCCDSSKNRHATRHYRTTEHPVAASHEPGEDWAWCYADQLMLDPA; via the coding sequence ATGACCATGGACCTGTTGTGCACACACGTCGACCGGATACGTCCGGTGAAACCCGGCACCGAGGGCTGCGAGGAGTGCCTGGTCCTGGGCGACGGCTGGGTGCACCTGCGGATGTGCCTCAGTTGCGGGCACGTGGGCTGCTGCGACTCCTCGAAGAACCGTCACGCCACCCGGCACTACCGCACCACGGAGCACCCCGTCGCGGCCTCCCACGAGCCCGGTGAGGACTGGGCCTGGTGCTACGCGGACCAGCTGATGTTGGACCCGGCGTGA
- a CDS encoding CarD family transcriptional regulator, with protein MTKSAVPRRHLPSSPFKAPVEAPLRHFSVGDRVTHDEHGLGRVVGIEEGIAVLVDFGSVQKRILSPYTKMAAL; from the coding sequence ATGACAAAGTCAGCAGTACCTCGCCGCCATTTGCCGTCCAGCCCGTTCAAGGCCCCTGTGGAAGCGCCCTTGCGGCACTTCAGCGTGGGCGACCGGGTTACTCACGACGAACACGGTCTCGGCCGTGTCGTCGGTATCGAGGAGGGGATCGCCGTTCTCGTCGACTTCGGGTCGGTCCAGAAACGAATCCTGAGTCCCTACACCAAGATGGCCGCGCTCTGA
- a CDS encoding type 1 glutamine amidotransferase domain-containing protein — translation MSRKILVIVSEHGYWAEELIGPVSKFDERGYEVVFATPTGKRAHALPPSLDAHYVDPPLGRSVTTEENARLGREFEQSSRLDSPLDIEAWAPERPYTSDADYLPRLEQYHRDLDRLQQELADFDAILVVGGSGPIADLANNERVHALILAFKNAGKVVAAECYGVACLAFARDWGDRKSIIWGKHVTGHCKEYDYKDGTGFLGTDFNMGPPPYPLEYILRDATGPLGAYHGNFGHPLSVIVDYPFVTGRSTPDSYLTGQKIVEVLEDGLTRYGW, via the coding sequence GTGAGCAGAAAGATTCTGGTCATTGTCTCCGAACACGGTTACTGGGCCGAGGAATTGATCGGTCCCGTGTCGAAGTTCGACGAGCGGGGCTACGAAGTCGTATTCGCCACACCCACCGGAAAGCGGGCCCACGCCCTCCCGCCGAGCCTCGACGCGCACTACGTCGACCCTCCACTGGGCCGTTCGGTCACCACCGAGGAGAACGCCCGGCTCGGCCGCGAGTTCGAGCAGTCGAGCCGGCTGGACTCGCCGCTCGACATCGAGGCCTGGGCCCCCGAGCGCCCGTACACCAGCGACGCGGACTACCTGCCCAGGCTGGAGCAGTACCACCGCGATCTGGACCGACTCCAGCAGGAGCTGGCCGACTTCGACGCGATCCTCGTCGTGGGCGGCAGCGGGCCGATCGCGGACCTCGCCAACAACGAGCGCGTGCACGCCCTGATCCTGGCCTTCAAGAACGCCGGCAAGGTCGTGGCGGCCGAGTGCTACGGGGTCGCCTGCCTGGCCTTCGCCCGGGACTGGGGCGACCGCAAGAGCATCATCTGGGGCAAGCACGTGACCGGCCACTGCAAGGAATACGACTACAAGGACGGCACCGGATTCCTCGGCACCGACTTCAACATGGGGCCGCCGCCGTACCCGCTCGAATACATCCTGCGCGATGCCACCGGTCCGCTCGGCGCGTACCACGGGAATTTCGGCCACCCCTTGTCGGTGATCGTCGACTACCCGTTCGTGACCGGTCGTTCCACCCCCGATTCCTATCTGACGGGGCAGAAGATCGTGGAAGTGCTGGAGGACGGTCTCACCCGTTACGGGTGGTAG
- a CDS encoding nuclear transport factor 2 family protein, translating to MTEVTRERVEAAYRALGSGDRARVLEYYSEDLRWLVPGNHPLAGWYESLDAFLELMGQTHKLTGGTFRMDVQAVLVGEDCSADVCRNVALRDGADPASESPYERMDYPVFHFMRWRDGRIVEGRDGLFGDTASAFSQFWAPFAPDGTRRDR from the coding sequence ATGACCGAAGTGACACGGGAACGGGTCGAGGCCGCCTACCGGGCCCTGGGCTCCGGCGACCGGGCGCGCGTCCTGGAGTACTACTCCGAGGACCTGCGCTGGCTGGTGCCGGGCAACCACCCGCTGGCCGGCTGGTACGAGAGCCTCGACGCCTTCCTGGAGCTGATGGGGCAGACCCACAAGCTCACCGGCGGCACCTTCCGCATGGACGTCCAGGCGGTGCTCGTCGGCGAGGACTGCAGCGCCGACGTGTGCCGCAACGTCGCCCTGCGGGACGGCGCGGACCCGGCGAGCGAGTCCCCGTACGAGCGGATGGACTACCCGGTCTTCCACTTCATGCGGTGGCGCGACGGCCGGATCGTCGAGGGCCGCGACGGGCTCTTCGGCGACACGGCGTCCGCGTTCAGCCAGTTCTGGGCGCCGTTCGCACCGGACGGAACCCGCAGGGACCGATAG
- a CDS encoding group II truncated hemoglobin — translation MSSPPDTTPTIYAWMGGEEALNRLADTFYGHALRDEILAPVFAGMDAEHPRHVAVWLAEVFGGPADYTAHHGGHQHMATKHLGRGITEKQRRRWVDLLLDTADEVKLPTDPEFRAVFVYYIEWGTRMALIYSGANPPPVDAADIPVWSWGQTPPWVPKPPKTP, via the coding sequence ATGAGCAGCCCGCCCGACACCACCCCCACCATCTACGCGTGGATGGGCGGCGAGGAGGCGTTGAACCGCCTCGCCGACACCTTCTACGGACACGCGCTCCGCGACGAGATCCTCGCCCCGGTCTTCGCCGGCATGGACGCGGAGCACCCCCGGCACGTCGCCGTATGGCTGGCGGAGGTCTTCGGCGGCCCGGCGGACTACACCGCCCACCACGGCGGCCATCAGCACATGGCCACCAAGCACCTGGGCCGGGGCATCACCGAGAAGCAGCGCCGCCGCTGGGTGGACCTGCTGCTGGACACCGCCGACGAGGTCAAGCTCCCGACGGACCCCGAGTTCCGGGCGGTCTTCGTCTACTACATCGAATGGGGAACCCGGATGGCGCTGATCTACTCGGGCGCCAATCCCCCGCCGGTCGACGCGGCCGACATCCCGGTCTGGTCCTGGGGCCAGACCCCGCCGTGGGTTCCCAAGCCGCCCAAGACCCCGTGA
- a CDS encoding nuclear transport factor 2 family protein, whose amino-acid sequence MSASDTRESSTEILRKYYEYANAGDWDRWCDLFADDQVMDEQLAGHIESLETLRSMMKDMGAMYRVFRNEPVHFLVDGEKAAAVSHLTAVAANGRAIEAEVMNFFRIVDGRIAYMANHHDTVPFQVLSRD is encoded by the coding sequence ATGAGCGCGTCGGACACACGAGAGAGCTCGACCGAGATCCTTCGGAAGTACTACGAGTACGCCAATGCCGGTGACTGGGACCGCTGGTGCGACCTGTTCGCCGACGACCAGGTCATGGACGAGCAGCTCGCCGGGCACATCGAGAGCCTGGAGACCCTGCGCTCGATGATGAAGGACATGGGGGCGATGTACCGGGTCTTCCGGAACGAGCCCGTGCACTTCCTCGTCGACGGGGAGAAGGCCGCGGCCGTGTCCCACCTGACCGCGGTCGCCGCGAACGGCAGGGCCATCGAGGCCGAGGTCATGAACTTCTTCCGGATCGTGGACGGAAGGATCGCCTACATGGCGAACCACCACGACACGGTCCCCTTCCAGGTCCTGAGCCGGGACTGA
- a CDS encoding GMC family oxidoreductase has product MTVDAYDYIVIGAGTAGSVLANRLSEDPDVTVLVLEAGGPRIPPEVDDPSSWYKLLGGPLDWGYTSVPQPGLDGRRTHEPRGKAPGGSSNLYIMMHVRGHASDFDNWAYQGAAGWSHEDVLPWFARLEGQEDATAATTGTRGPQRITHAGRHHPNPTSRAFIDAAVELGHEEIADFNTDGPRRGLFGTGWHHIDVAGGRRQGALAAYLEPALDRTNLTLRTHAQSTRLLFDGDTCTGVEYTRLAPPAEFPGRTVRDGHGDPGSPGTHTARARREVVVAAGAIESPKLLLLSGIGHPQQLRAHGIEVTAALPGVGENFHNHVLTGLMAEVTQPLPAPTQNLSESALFLSSRPGLPAPDLQIAFVHVPFDVIVGQDHPNTVSILPGVVRPVSRGWIRLASADPLAHPLINPNYLGDRWDLERMVQGVKIARELFATSAFSPWYKQELQPGPGFVSDEDLRTFVKQKSESYHHQAGSCRMGIDDLSVVDPELRVHGVRNLRVVDASVMPAVPSGNCHTAIAMIAERAADFLKGESRA; this is encoded by the coding sequence ATGACCGTGGACGCATACGACTACATCGTGATCGGCGCCGGCACCGCCGGCAGCGTGCTCGCCAACCGGCTCTCCGAGGACCCCGACGTCACCGTCCTCGTCCTGGAGGCCGGAGGCCCCCGCATCCCGCCCGAGGTGGACGACCCCTCCTCCTGGTACAAGCTGCTCGGCGGACCCCTCGACTGGGGGTACACCAGCGTCCCGCAGCCCGGCCTCGACGGCCGGCGCACCCACGAACCGCGCGGCAAGGCCCCCGGCGGCAGCAGCAACCTCTACATCATGATGCACGTCAGGGGCCACGCCTCGGACTTCGACAACTGGGCCTACCAGGGCGCGGCCGGCTGGTCCCACGAGGACGTCCTGCCCTGGTTCGCCCGGCTGGAGGGCCAGGAGGACGCCACCGCGGCGACCACCGGCACCCGGGGCCCCCAGCGGATCACGCACGCCGGCCGGCACCACCCCAACCCGACCTCCCGCGCCTTCATCGACGCGGCCGTGGAACTCGGCCACGAGGAGATCGCGGACTTCAACACCGACGGCCCCCGGCGCGGCCTGTTCGGCACCGGCTGGCACCACATCGACGTGGCCGGCGGCCGACGTCAGGGCGCCCTCGCCGCCTACCTCGAACCGGCGCTCGACCGCACCAACCTGACCCTGCGCACCCACGCCCAGAGCACCCGGCTGCTGTTCGACGGGGACACCTGCACGGGCGTGGAGTACACCCGCCTCGCCCCGCCCGCGGAGTTCCCCGGCCGCACCGTCCGCGACGGCCACGGCGACCCGGGCTCGCCCGGGACACACACCGCACGCGCCCGCCGGGAGGTCGTCGTGGCGGCGGGGGCGATCGAGTCCCCGAAGCTGCTGCTGCTCTCCGGCATCGGGCACCCGCAGCAGCTGCGCGCCCACGGCATCGAGGTCACCGCGGCCCTGCCCGGCGTCGGGGAGAACTTCCACAACCACGTGCTGACCGGGCTGATGGCCGAGGTCACCCAGCCGCTCCCCGCGCCGACACAGAACCTCTCCGAGAGCGCTCTGTTCCTGTCCTCGCGGCCGGGCCTCCCCGCCCCCGACCTTCAGATCGCCTTCGTCCACGTGCCGTTCGACGTGATCGTCGGCCAGGACCACCCGAACACGGTCAGCATCCTGCCGGGCGTCGTGCGCCCCGTCTCGCGCGGCTGGATCAGGCTCGCGAGCGCCGACCCGCTGGCCCACCCGCTGATCAACCCGAACTACCTGGGCGACCGGTGGGACCTTGAGCGGATGGTGCAGGGCGTCAAGATCGCCCGGGAGCTCTTCGCGACCTCCGCCTTCTCGCCCTGGTACAAGCAGGAACTCCAGCCCGGACCCGGCTTCGTGAGCGACGAGGACCTGCGGACCTTCGTGAAGCAGAAGTCCGAGAGCTACCACCACCAGGCCGGCTCCTGCCGCATGGGCATCGACGACCTCTCCGTCGTCGACCCCGAGCTGCGCGTGCACGGCGTGCGCAACCTGCGCGTCGTCGACGCGAGCGTGATGCCCGCCGTCCCGTCGGGCAACTGCCACACCGCCATCGCGATGATCGCCGAGCGCGCGGCGGACTTCCTCAAGGGAGAGTCCCGTGCCTGA
- a CDS encoding nuclear transport factor 2 family protein produces the protein MPAERLTEDAIRSFTEDWYVALDQHLPPARVLALVTEDLEFKVPEDTFLGHEGFGRWYAAVTHRFFDEVHTVTKVEPVIEGDRAIVRVLVNWQAKIWDPPAARSQWLGFDADQTWTLVAGPDGPLIKQYTVNELAPMPGSGAL, from the coding sequence ATGCCCGCAGAACGGCTGACCGAGGACGCGATCCGCAGCTTCACCGAGGACTGGTACGTGGCACTGGACCAGCACCTTCCGCCGGCCCGGGTGCTCGCCCTCGTCACGGAGGACCTGGAGTTCAAGGTGCCCGAGGACACCTTCCTCGGGCACGAGGGCTTCGGCCGCTGGTACGCGGCCGTCACCCACCGGTTCTTCGACGAGGTCCACACCGTCACCAAGGTCGAGCCCGTCATCGAGGGCGACCGGGCCATCGTCCGGGTCCTCGTGAACTGGCAGGCCAAGATCTGGGACCCGCCGGCCGCCCGCAGCCAGTGGCTCGGCTTCGACGCCGACCAGACCTGGACCCTGGTGGCCGGCCCGGACGGACCGCTGATCAAGCAGTACACCGTCAACGAGCTGGCGCCGATGCCCGGTTCCGGCGCCCTGTGA
- a CDS encoding thiamine pyrophosphate-binding protein: MEATPGRERLIEQFKADGLHVMFGNPGTVEQGFLDAVDAAADFHYVLALQETVAAGIADGYARATGGPALLQLHSGVGLGNGIGMLYQSLRGHTPLVVVAGDAGVRYDAMDAQMACDLVAMARPVTKYATRVTDPRSLLRTVRRAVKIALTPPRGPVFVALPMDVLDELNSEPVLPTSLPLTDVAPSPASVGRAAELLAAAERPVVLIGDGVALSGAQAELVAVAELLGADVYEVDSSEVNIAASHPLRRGQTGHMFGPHSKELIGGADGVLIVGTYVFPEVFPELESPFRAGAKVVHIDLDAYEIAKNHPVDLGLAADPKEALRALAGLLRQRQTGRQRAAAAARLDARARERARAALDGGRTDEDGTPMAVFLRTLAERTGGDLIVFDEALTTSPLVTRYLPAERPGDYHLTRGGSLGVGFPGAVGAKLARPDRLVVGFAGDGGSMYTYQALWTAVRHGIDAKFVVCNNRKYRLLDDNITRYWQERDIAEHAFPGSFDLSRPEIDFAGLARALGADGTRVEKPDEAVTAVTRMLDHPGPYLVDIQI, encoded by the coding sequence ATGGAAGCCACTCCCGGACGGGAAAGGCTGATCGAGCAGTTCAAGGCCGATGGTCTGCACGTGATGTTCGGAAACCCGGGGACGGTGGAACAGGGATTCCTCGACGCCGTGGACGCGGCGGCGGACTTCCACTACGTCCTCGCCCTCCAGGAGACCGTGGCGGCCGGCATCGCCGACGGCTACGCCCGGGCCACCGGCGGTCCGGCGCTGCTCCAGCTGCACTCCGGCGTGGGCCTGGGCAACGGCATCGGGATGCTGTACCAGTCGCTGCGCGGCCACACCCCGCTCGTCGTGGTCGCCGGTGACGCCGGGGTCCGCTACGACGCCATGGACGCGCAGATGGCCTGCGACCTGGTGGCGATGGCGAGGCCGGTGACCAAGTACGCGACCCGGGTCACCGACCCGCGGTCCCTGCTGCGCACCGTACGACGGGCCGTCAAGATCGCCCTGACCCCGCCGCGCGGACCGGTGTTCGTGGCCCTGCCCATGGACGTGCTGGACGAGCTCAACTCCGAGCCCGTGCTGCCCACTTCGCTACCACTCACCGACGTGGCGCCCTCGCCGGCCTCGGTCGGGCGGGCGGCCGAACTCCTCGCCGCCGCCGAGCGGCCGGTCGTCCTGATCGGGGACGGGGTGGCCCTCTCCGGGGCGCAGGCCGAACTCGTCGCGGTGGCCGAGCTGTTGGGCGCCGACGTGTACGAGGTCGACTCCTCCGAGGTGAACATCGCGGCCTCCCACCCGCTGCGCCGCGGCCAGACGGGCCACATGTTCGGCCCGCACAGCAAGGAGCTGATCGGCGGCGCGGACGGGGTGCTGATCGTCGGCACCTATGTCTTCCCGGAGGTGTTCCCCGAGCTGGAGAGCCCCTTCCGGGCGGGCGCGAAGGTCGTGCACATCGACCTCGACGCCTACGAGATCGCCAAGAACCACCCCGTGGACCTCGGCCTCGCCGCCGACCCCAAGGAGGCGCTGCGCGCGCTGGCGGGCCTACTGCGACAGCGCCAGACCGGCCGGCAGCGCGCGGCCGCGGCCGCCCGACTGGACGCGCGGGCCCGCGAGCGGGCCCGCGCCGCCCTCGACGGCGGGCGGACGGACGAGGACGGCACGCCGATGGCCGTCTTCCTGCGGACCCTCGCCGAGCGGACCGGGGGCGACCTCATCGTCTTCGACGAGGCGCTGACCACCTCGCCGCTGGTCACGAGGTACCTGCCGGCCGAGCGGCCGGGCGACTACCACCTCACCCGGGGAGGTTCGCTCGGGGTGGGCTTCCCGGGAGCGGTCGGGGCCAAGCTCGCCCGCCCGGACCGGCTCGTCGTCGGCTTCGCGGGCGACGGCGGCTCGATGTACACGTACCAGGCGCTGTGGACCGCCGTCCGGCACGGGATCGACGCCAAGTTCGTGGTCTGCAACAACCGCAAGTACCGGCTGCTCGACGACAACATCACCCGGTACTGGCAGGAGCGGGACATCGCCGAGCACGCCTTCCCCGGCTCCTTCGACCTCTCCCGCCCCGAGATCGACTTCGCCGGGTTGGCCCGGGCCCTCGGGGCGGACGGGACGCGGGTCGAGAAGCCGGACGAGGCGGTCACCGCCGTCACCAGGATGCTGGACCATCCCGGCCCGTACCTCGTCGACATCCAGATCTGA
- a CDS encoding sugar-binding transcriptional regulator, with protein MSAGRSALRMGPAELVQAAAMARRFYLEGKSKIQIAEEFGVSRFKVARVLETALERDLVRIEIRVPAELDAERSDALRARYGLRHAVVVESPADATEDAPDPENLGAVAADLLGELVNEGDVLGLAWGRSTIHMAASLHRLPPCTVVQLTGVYDAGTAERGSVEAVRRAAQVSGGDAHPIYAPMLLPDPATAAALRGQTGIARAFEYFDKVTVAAVSIGSWETGISTVHDMLTDEERAHYASLGVAAEMSAHLFDAEGRRVGRDLGERCITVEADRLRRIPEVVAIAGGLRKASAIGAVLRSGLVTSLVTDTAVADYLLTESAPGLRPALERADPDD; from the coding sequence ATGTCGGCGGGACGGTCAGCCCTGCGGATGGGACCCGCGGAGCTGGTGCAGGCGGCGGCCATGGCGCGCCGCTTCTACCTGGAGGGGAAGTCCAAGATCCAGATCGCCGAGGAGTTCGGCGTGAGCCGCTTCAAGGTGGCCCGGGTCCTGGAGACGGCGCTGGAACGCGATCTCGTGCGCATCGAGATCCGGGTCCCGGCCGAGCTGGACGCGGAGCGGTCGGACGCGCTCCGGGCGCGGTACGGGCTGCGCCACGCGGTCGTCGTGGAGTCGCCGGCCGACGCGACCGAGGACGCTCCCGACCCGGAGAACCTCGGCGCGGTCGCGGCCGACCTCCTCGGCGAACTCGTCAACGAGGGCGACGTGCTGGGTCTGGCGTGGGGCAGGTCGACCATTCACATGGCCGCCTCCCTGCACCGGCTGCCTCCCTGCACGGTGGTCCAGCTGACCGGCGTGTACGACGCGGGGACCGCCGAGCGCGGCTCCGTGGAGGCCGTACGCAGGGCCGCACAGGTCTCCGGCGGCGACGCGCACCCCATCTACGCCCCCATGCTGCTGCCCGACCCGGCGACGGCCGCCGCGCTGCGCGGCCAGACGGGCATCGCGCGGGCCTTCGAGTACTTCGACAAGGTGACCGTCGCCGCCGTCTCCATCGGGTCCTGGGAGACGGGCATCTCCACGGTCCACGACATGCTCACGGACGAGGAACGGGCGCACTACGCCTCCCTGGGCGTCGCGGCCGAGATGTCCGCGCATCTGTTCGACGCCGAGGGGCGTCGGGTCGGACGGGACCTCGGCGAGCGGTGCATCACCGTCGAGGCCGACCGACTGCGTCGGATCCCCGAGGTCGTGGCGATCGCCGGCGGGCTGCGCAAGGCCTCCGCGATCGGGGCGGTGCTCCGGTCGGGCCTGGTGACCAGCCTCGTCACGGACACGGCGGTGGCCGACTACCTGCTCACCGAATCCGCGCCGGGGCTCCGGCCGGCGCTGGAACGGGCCGACCCGGACGACTGA
- a CDS encoding putative quinol monooxygenase — protein MTTTVEYIRYRIAPDDQQEFEAAYGRAAESLAASPECIDYELAHSEEEAERYILRIRWTSVADHLEGFRKGEQFPAFFSAIRPYVSNIEEMKHYRVTDVVGPGKAASRS, from the coding sequence ATGACCACCACCGTCGAATACATCCGCTACCGGATCGCCCCGGACGATCAGCAGGAGTTCGAGGCGGCGTACGGCCGGGCCGCCGAGTCGCTGGCCGCCTCGCCCGAGTGCATCGACTACGAGCTGGCCCACAGCGAGGAGGAGGCCGAGCGCTACATCCTGCGCATCCGCTGGACCTCGGTCGCCGACCACCTGGAGGGCTTCCGCAAGGGCGAGCAGTTCCCGGCGTTCTTCAGCGCGATCCGCCCGTACGTGAGCAACATCGAGGAAATGAAGCACTACCGGGTGACCGACGTGGTCGGCCCGGGGAAGGCCGCTTCCCGATCATGA
- a CDS encoding FAD-dependent oxidoreductase: MSAARESARVAPAGSGTAAERTENRKPVILAVDDDPQVLRAVRRDLRSAYGDRYRVLGASSAADALKILDSLDERGHDPALFLVDQRMPDVTGVEFLLEAVSRFPDARRVLLTAYAETDAAITAINRVRLDYYLLKPWDPPHERLFPVLDDLLSDWLANYRPAYDGIIVAGHLVSPGTHAVRDFFTRNGQPFRFLNVERDPEALTVIASVHADAALPLVRFPDGTVLSAPTDTQLAQRLGLATTASRPHYECVIVGAGPAGLAAGVYSASEGLSTLMLDSRAPGGQAGTSSLIENYLGFPSGLSGGDLTRRATIQASRFGAEILHPVEVVSLTRDDPAKILTLADGTEISAETVLLATGVSYNRLQAPGADRFEGAGLYYGAATTESSACISQHVFIVGGANSAGQAAVHFAKYAARVTILVRAASLDDSMSRYLIDEIERTPNIEVRVRTTVVSLDGAEHLERLTLHDAETGEDKEVPARFMFTFIGARPHTDWLAGVVERDEYGFVLTGSDLIANGGELPQEWSLERAPYPLETSVPGVFAAGDVRAHSVKRVASGVGEGAMAVSLIHRYRSMG, encoded by the coding sequence GTGAGCGCGGCCCGGGAAAGTGCCCGCGTCGCCCCCGCGGGGAGCGGCACGGCCGCCGAACGCACCGAGAACCGCAAGCCCGTCATCCTGGCCGTGGACGACGACCCGCAGGTCCTGCGCGCCGTCCGCCGGGACCTGCGCAGCGCCTACGGCGACCGGTACCGGGTGCTCGGCGCCTCCTCCGCCGCCGACGCGCTGAAGATCCTGGACTCCCTCGACGAACGCGGTCACGACCCGGCGCTCTTCCTCGTCGACCAGCGGATGCCGGACGTCACGGGGGTGGAGTTCCTGCTGGAGGCGGTCAGCCGCTTCCCCGACGCCCGCCGGGTCCTGCTGACGGCGTACGCGGAGACGGACGCGGCGATCACCGCCATCAACCGGGTCCGACTGGACTACTACCTGCTCAAGCCGTGGGACCCGCCCCACGAGCGGCTCTTCCCCGTCTTGGACGACCTGCTCTCGGACTGGCTGGCCAACTACCGTCCGGCGTACGACGGGATCATCGTCGCCGGCCACCTGGTCTCCCCAGGCACCCACGCCGTCCGGGACTTCTTCACCCGCAACGGGCAGCCGTTCCGTTTCCTGAACGTGGAGCGGGACCCCGAGGCGCTGACCGTGATCGCCTCCGTGCACGCCGACGCGGCGCTCCCCCTGGTCCGGTTCCCGGACGGGACGGTGCTCTCCGCCCCCACCGACACCCAACTCGCCCAGCGGCTGGGCCTGGCCACCACCGCCTCCCGCCCGCACTACGAGTGCGTGATCGTCGGCGCGGGCCCGGCGGGGCTGGCGGCGGGGGTCTACTCCGCGTCCGAGGGCCTGTCCACCCTGATGCTGGACTCCCGCGCCCCGGGCGGGCAGGCGGGCACCTCCAGCCTGATCGAGAACTACCTGGGCTTCCCCTCGGGCCTCTCCGGCGGGGACCTGACCCGCCGGGCGACCATCCAGGCCTCGCGCTTCGGCGCCGAGATCCTGCACCCGGTGGAAGTGGTCTCGCTGACCCGGGACGACCCGGCGAAGATCCTGACCCTGGCGGACGGCACGGAGATCAGCGCGGAGACGGTGCTGTTGGCGACCGGGGTCTCGTACAACCGTCTCCAGGCCCCCGGCGCGGACCGTTTCGAGGGCGCCGGCCTGTACTACGGCGCGGCGACCACGGAGAGTTCGGCCTGCATCTCGCAGCACGTGTTCATCGTGGGCGGCGCGAACTCGGCCGGTCAGGCGGCGGTGCACTTCGCCAAGTACGCGGCCCGGGTGACGATCCTGGTCCGGGCGGCCTCGCTCGACGACAGCATGTCCCGCTACCTGATCGACGAGATCGAGCGGACCCCCAACATCGAGGTCCGGGTACGGACGACGGTGGTCTCGCTGGACGGTGCCGAGCACCTGGAGCGGCTGACCCTGCACGACGCGGAGACCGGCGAGGACAAGGAGGTCCCGGCCCGCTTCATGTTCACCTTCATCGGCGCCCGCCCGCACACGGACTGGCTGGCGGGGGTGGTGGAGCGCGACGAGTACGGCTTCGTCCTGACCGGCTCCGACCTGATCGCCAACGGCGGTGAGCTCCCGCAGGAGTGGAGCCTGGAACGCGCGCCCTACCCGCTGGAGACCAGCGTGCCGGGGGTCTTCGCGGCGGGCGACGTGCGCGCCCACTCCGTCAAGCGGGTCGCGTCGGGGGTGGGCGAGGGGGCGATGGCGGTGTCCCTGATCCACCGCTACCGCTCGATGGGCTGA
- a CDS encoding barstar family protein: MTLEAQPLEPALAAAREAGWTTLRLDLDGVRSKAELMRRVGEALRVPEWFGGNWDALADALIDLSWLPAAPGRLVAVTSWRGYERTRPGDWETLREILEEAVDFWARGDDGPPSPLTVLLADGAATDRGESPRPPRRGPRRD; encoded by the coding sequence ATGACCCTCGAAGCGCAGCCGCTCGAACCGGCCCTCGCCGCCGCGCGGGAGGCGGGGTGGACGACCCTGCGGCTGGACCTGGACGGGGTACGGAGCAAGGCCGAGCTGATGCGGCGCGTCGGCGAGGCGCTGCGCGTCCCGGAGTGGTTCGGCGGCAACTGGGACGCGCTGGCGGACGCGCTGATCGACCTGTCGTGGCTGCCGGCGGCGCCGGGGCGACTGGTCGCGGTGACCTCCTGGCGCGGGTACGAGCGGACCCGACCGGGCGACTGGGAGACCCTGCGGGAGATCCTGGAGGAGGCCGTGGACTTCTGGGCGCGCGGCGACGACGGACCGCCGTCCCCGCTGACCGTGCTGTTGGCGGACGGGGCGGCGACGGATCGCGGGGAATCGCCCCGGCCTCCGCGCCGCGGACCCCGGCGGGACTGA